TAGAGCCCTGGGTAGCCCTAGGTAGCCCTAGGTAGAGCCCTGTGTGGAGCCATGTGTAGAGCCATGTGTAGAGCCATGTGTAGCCCTAGGTAGAGCCCTATGTAGAGCCCTATGTTGAGCCCTATGGTCAAAGTAGTGCCCTTTAAAGGAAATAAGGACCATGAGATTGGAGTGCAGCTGCAGGAGCCACAGGAGAatcaccatgtggtaacagttcAACTGTTAAACTGCCAACCTACCCCAGCATCTGGCAACCAGATTCACACAGTCAAAGACTGCagctgcactgtgtgtgtgtgtgtgtgtgtgtgtgtgtgtgtgtgtgtgtgtgtgtgtgtgtgtgtgtgtgtgtgtgtgtgtgtgtgtgtgtgtgtgtgtgtgtgtgtgtgtgtgtgtgtgtgtgtgtgtgtgtgtgtgtgtgtgtgtgcgtgtttcatATCTTTGCTTCAGCTCCTGTGTGGTTTAGcatcacactccaacacttaccCCTTCAGCGCCCCACTTCCTCAGCAGCTCAGACTCTACAGTAGCCTCTCTCTCTGAATATCTTTGAGAAGCACAGACATCCTTTACTTCATGTGAACAAGCAGTATTAATTAAACCCAGTGGTCAGTCTGATATAGCAACAAGCTGCTTTTTATTTACATAAATTACAACATAGTTAAACAGCAGCTGATGCATACAATGGCCCAGGCTTTCTCGGCTTCTTACTGTTTTAGCACATTTAGCTTATAAGAGTCCCCTTCAAACAACAGCAGTTTATCTTACATTAACATAGCTGGTTACATATCACTTTTTCAAGGTCAGAGTtcagtgtctctctgtccctccagagtGGGGGGGTGTTCTGTTGTGTAACAGTCTTTATCTGTCTacggaggagatgaggaggaaatggaagaggaagaggaaaggaggaggaagaggagaggacgaGACAGGAAAAGAGGAGATGAGtaaaaggaggagaggggagagatgagaggggagaggagaggagaggggagagggggagagaggaggaaaggagaggacagaggaggaaagGATgatgagtggagaggagagagatggagaggaggaggaggaggaggaggtgagaggaggagaaaggatgagaggagaggcgagaaaggagaggaggagagagcagaagagaggaaaggagtagaatgatgaggaggaggagaggaggggaggagataatagaggagaggaagagaggaaaggagtagaaggatgaggaggagaggaaaggagaggaggaggagagaggataggaggaggaaggggagaggaggagaggaggagacaggaggagaagaggagtaaaaggaggaggagagagagagagagaggacgagagaggggaggaggaggagtgagagaggaggagagagggggggaggagaagaaagaggaggagagagagagagagagaggagatgaggagagaggacaggaggaggaggagagagagacgagaggaggaggaaagagaaaggagagaggcttcctggataaagcactaaataaacctcagtgctaaatacggctgctagaatattgactagaaccaaaaaataggatcatattactccactgctagcctctctacactggcttcctgttaaggcaagggctgatttcaaggttttactgctaacctacaaagcattacatggacttgctcctacttATCTGTCTGATTTGGTcgtgccgtacatacctacacgtacgctacggtcacaagacgcaggcctcctaattgtccctagaatttctaagcaaacagctggaggcagggctttctcctatagagctcaatttttatggaatggtctgcctgtccatgtgagagacgcagacttggtctcgacctttaagtctttattgaagactcatctcttcagtaggtcctatgattgagtgtagtctggcccaggagtgtgaaggtgaacggaaaggctctggagcaacgaaccgcccttgctgtctctgcctggctggttcccctctctccactgggattctctgcctctattacaggggctgtcactggcttactggtgctctttcatgccatccgtagaaggggtgcgtcacttgagtgggttgagtcacagatgtgatcttcctgtccaggttggcgcccccctcgggctCGTGCTATGGgggagatcttcatgggctatactcagccttgtctcagggtaataagttagtggtctgttgatatccctctagtggtgtgggggctgtgctttgtcaaagtgggtggagttatatcatgcctgtttggccctgtccggaggtatcagtgtctcccgacccctcctgtctcagcctccagtatttatgctgcaatagtttatgtgtcggggggctagggtcagtctgttatatctggattatttctcctgtcttatccggtgtcctgtgtgaatttaagaatgctccctctaattctctctccctcccctcccaaaggagctgagccctgggaccatgcctcaggacgacctggcctgatgactccttgctgtccccagtccacctggttgtgctgctgctccagtttcaactgttctgcctgcggctatggaaccctgacctgttcaccggacgtgctacctgtcccagacctgctgttttcaactctctagagaccgcaggagcggtagagatactctgaatgatctgctatgaaaagccaactgacatttactcctgaggtgctgacctgttgcaccctcgacaactactgtgattattattatttgaccctgctggtcatttgtgaacatcttggccatgttctgttataatctccacccggcacagccagaagaggactggccacccctcagagcctggttcctctctaggtttcttcctaggttcctgcctttctagggagtttttccaagccaccgtgcttctacacctgcattgcttgctgtttggggttttaggctgggggtttctgtacagcacttagagatatcagctgatgtaagaagggatatataaatacatttgattgattgaggagaggaggaggagacaaagTGCTCCCTACAGGAGGTGTTACTCCCTAAAAGAGGAGGTGCTTTCCAGGCTCATGAGCCGGCCTctaatggaggaggagagggaggaggtgcgTTGGGAGAGGTGCTGTCTGAACTCTGCAGTGAGGAAGTAATATAACAAAGGGTTCAGACAGCAGGAAAGACTGGctacacacagagaaacagggtGGAAATGACGCACCACCAGCATCGTGGGGCAGTGGGACACTATATCCTGAGACACCATCACGTACAACAGGAAATTGACGTGGTACGGAGCGAAACAGAACAGGAATAGACCCGAGCAGCTCATAACCATCCTCAGGGCACGACGCTTTTCTTTGTCGATCTGCCTGTTCATCTGGGCTGAGGGTTGGGCCTGGCTGGTCGAGGGGCAGCGGTGGTTGTGGTggtgctctctgtctgtctgggctgagGGTTGGGCCTGGCTGGTCGAGGGGCAGgggtggttgtggtggtgctctctgtctgtctgggctgagGGTTGGGCCTGGCTGGTCGAGGGGCAGCggctgtcctgtctctgtctcagtgAGTGAGCGATCCGGAGAGAGCAGTAACTGATGGCACTGAGCGGTAACACAAACCCAAACAGCTCCGCAAGCACCATCATGGCTGCCACCAGGGGAAGGGGCAGTTTCCTGGTGGGCAGGTCCTTAAAACAGCCGTCGATGGGTCTTGTGTAAGGTAAGGTGGA
This genomic window from Salvelinus namaycush isolate Seneca unplaced genomic scaffold, SaNama_1.0 Scaffold481, whole genome shotgun sequence contains:
- the p2ry10 gene encoding putative P2Y purinoceptor 10, which translates into the protein MNLNVSDLGEELPVNSSMRCPYDVIGWEPQKVQQLYFWFYLLLFIPGLCLNTTALWVLCTHISKKTKAVIFMVNLALADLLHVMSLPLRIHYYLTHTWPFGHTLCLFCFYLKYLNMYASITFLVCISVQRCVFLLQPFYARRWRRRYDLLISATVWLVVGIGCSPFIIMRISNSTVPSQYTPSPSTSLIPSSNPSQYTGSPIPYSTPSTLPYTRPIDGCFKDLPTRKLPLPLVAAMMVLAELFGFVLPLSAISYCSLRIAHSLRQRQDSRCPSTSQAQPSAQTDREHHHNHPCPSTSQAQPSAQTDREHHHNHRCPSTSQAQPSAQMNRQIDKEKRRALRMVMSCSGLFLFCFAPYHVNFLLYVMVSQDIVSHCPTMLVVRHFHPVSLCVASLSCCLNPLLYYFLTAEFRQHLSQRTSSLSSSIRGRLMSLESTSSFRE